A region of Nocardioides alkalitolerans DNA encodes the following proteins:
- a CDS encoding SDR family oxidoreductase has translation MLLKDKVALVTAGASGMGRSGSEAFAREGAHVIVVDLDETAAKDTVAGIEAAGGSAEYAAVDVRDLGALQEVAAGVTRDHGKLHVLYNNVGIPGAAGLDLTEEEWDFGLEINGRASFFLSGYLMDALKAAGGASVIFTSSTSGLVGSPFSPMYSFTKGGVIALVRSMALAHAADGIRVNAIAPGSVETPGLPGFFRIDDPEEIERRKAAFFSTIPLGRASQPEEIAQVALFLASDMSSYVTGVTIPVDGGLTAK, from the coding sequence ATGCTGCTCAAGGACAAGGTCGCCCTCGTCACCGCCGGCGCGTCCGGCATGGGCCGGTCCGGCTCCGAGGCCTTCGCCCGTGAGGGCGCCCACGTCATCGTGGTCGACCTCGACGAGACCGCCGCCAAGGACACCGTCGCCGGGATCGAGGCGGCGGGCGGCAGCGCCGAGTACGCCGCCGTCGACGTGCGCGACCTCGGCGCCCTCCAGGAGGTCGCCGCCGGCGTCACGAGGGACCACGGGAAGCTCCACGTGCTCTACAACAACGTGGGCATCCCCGGTGCCGCCGGCCTCGACCTCACCGAGGAGGAGTGGGACTTCGGCCTCGAGATCAACGGCCGCGCCAGCTTCTTCCTGTCGGGCTACCTCATGGACGCCCTCAAGGCCGCCGGCGGCGCCTCGGTGATCTTCACCAGCTCGACGTCGGGCCTCGTGGGCTCGCCGTTCAGCCCGATGTACTCCTTCACCAAGGGCGGCGTCATCGCCCTCGTGCGCTCGATGGCCCTGGCCCACGCGGCCGACGGCATCCGCGTCAACGCGATCGCCCCGGGCTCCGTCGAGACGCCGGGCCTGCCCGGCTTCTTCCGGATCGACGACCCGGAGGAGATCGAGCGTCGCAAGGCCGCGTTCTTCTCCACCATCCCGCTGGGCCGGGCCTCGCAGCCGGAGGAGATCGCCCAGGTGGCGCTGTTCCTGGCGAGCGACATGTCGAGCTACGTCACCGGCGTGACGATCCCGGTCGACGGCGGCCTCACGGCCAAGTAG
- a CDS encoding FAD-dependent oxidoreductase codes for MTYVITRSCCNDASCVPVCPVNCIHPTPDEPDYGTAEMLYIDPDGCIECGACVDACPVNAIAADYELEGDAVRFEEINARYFSDPAHTGYDETPPAPQRRDWSAVAGPLRIAVVGSGPAAFYTAEELLSQRGLDVAVDMFERLPAPYGLVRYGIAPDHQDTKAVGDAFATLLRKQGLRLFLDTEIGATITHEQLAERYHAVVYAVGAMQERRLGIDGEDLAGSRSATEFVAWYNGHPDFADRTFDLSTERVVVLGNGNVALDVARVLTQDPDALARTDIADHALEALRASKVREVVVVARRGPAEAAFTSPEVIGLKGAEGVALAVDGAQVAGLDSDDVAVATKLELLQEIADGDDGGAGPDDRVVRLRFLSSPVALVGDDRVEAVRLERTELVADGDGYRAVGTGEVEELECGLVLKAVGYRGAPVPGVPFDEVRAVVPNTDGRVHVDGEQRPGLYVAGWIKRGPSGVVGTNKACARETVDALHADAVAGRLPVPTVDADVAELLDAPLDVAGWKALDAHERGRGREQGRPRVKVVDLTEMRSVARTGA; via the coding sequence ATGACCTACGTCATCACGCGCAGCTGCTGCAACGACGCCTCGTGCGTGCCGGTCTGCCCGGTGAACTGCATCCACCCGACCCCCGACGAGCCCGACTACGGCACCGCCGAGATGCTCTACATCGACCCCGACGGCTGCATCGAGTGCGGCGCCTGTGTCGATGCCTGCCCGGTGAACGCGATCGCGGCCGACTACGAGCTCGAGGGCGACGCCGTCCGCTTCGAGGAGATCAACGCGCGCTACTTCTCCGACCCCGCGCACACGGGGTACGACGAGACGCCGCCCGCCCCGCAGCGCCGCGACTGGAGCGCCGTCGCCGGCCCGCTCCGGATCGCCGTCGTGGGCTCCGGACCGGCGGCGTTCTACACCGCGGAGGAGCTCCTCTCCCAGCGCGGTCTCGACGTGGCCGTCGACATGTTCGAGCGCCTGCCCGCGCCGTACGGGCTCGTGCGCTACGGCATCGCCCCCGACCACCAGGACACGAAGGCCGTCGGCGACGCGTTCGCCACGCTGCTCCGCAAGCAGGGCCTCCGGCTGTTCCTCGACACCGAGATCGGCGCCACGATCACCCACGAGCAGCTCGCGGAGCGCTACCACGCGGTGGTGTACGCCGTGGGGGCCATGCAGGAGCGCCGGCTCGGCATCGACGGCGAGGACCTGGCGGGCAGCCGCTCGGCGACGGAGTTCGTGGCCTGGTACAACGGCCACCCCGACTTCGCCGACCGCACCTTCGACCTCTCCACCGAGCGCGTCGTCGTGCTCGGCAACGGCAACGTCGCGCTCGACGTGGCCCGCGTGCTGACGCAGGACCCCGACGCGCTCGCCCGCACCGACATCGCCGACCACGCGCTCGAGGCGCTCCGGGCCTCGAAGGTGCGGGAGGTCGTCGTCGTGGCGCGCCGCGGCCCGGCCGAGGCGGCCTTCACGAGCCCCGAGGTCATCGGGCTCAAGGGCGCCGAGGGCGTCGCGTTGGCCGTCGACGGCGCGCAGGTGGCGGGCCTGGACTCCGACGACGTGGCCGTCGCGACGAAGCTGGAGCTGCTCCAGGAGATCGCGGACGGCGACGACGGCGGCGCCGGTCCGGACGACCGGGTCGTGCGGTTGCGGTTCCTCTCCTCGCCGGTCGCGCTCGTCGGCGACGACCGCGTCGAGGCCGTGCGGCTCGAGCGCACCGAGCTCGTCGCCGACGGCGACGGCTACCGCGCCGTCGGCACCGGGGAGGTCGAGGAGCTGGAGTGCGGCCTCGTGCTCAAGGCCGTCGGCTACCGCGGTGCCCCCGTGCCCGGGGTGCCCTTCGACGAGGTGCGCGCCGTCGTGCCCAACACCGACGGACGCGTGCACGTGGACGGCGAGCAGCGCCCGGGCCTGTACGTCGCGGGCTGGATCAAGCGCGGCCCCTCGGGCGTCGTCGGCACCAACAAGGCGTGCGCCCGCGAGACCGTCGACGCGCTGCACGCCGACGCGGTCGCGGGCCGACTGCCCGTCCCGACGGTCGACGCCGACGTCGCCGAGCTCCTCGACGCCCCGCTGGACGTCGCCGGGTGGAAGGCGCTCGACGCCCACGAGCGCGGCCGCGGTCGCGAGCAGGGCCGCCCCCGGGTGAAGGTCGTCGACCTCACGGAGATGCGTTCGGTCGCGCGCACCGGGGCCTGA
- a CDS encoding bifunctional FO biosynthesis protein CofGH translates to MTADLAAPTPQQVRRALARAERGASLDVPEAAALLAATGEDLDRLTAVAARVRDAGLVAAGRPGIVTYSPKVFIPITRLCRDRCHYCTFVETPGQAARAGRAPYLSPDEILDIAREGAALGCLEALFTLGDRPEDRWPEAQAWLDEQGYDSTLAYVRAMAVHVLEETGLLPHLNPGVMTWEEMNRLKPVSPSMGMMLETTSTRLFTTKGLAHFGSPDKDPAVRLRTLEDAGRLAIPFTTGLLVGIGEDLTERAETIFALRRIARTYGHVQEVIVQNFRAKPDTAMRHTDDLDLEEYRAAIAVTRIVLGPKARVQAPPNLVDLAECRALLDAGVDDWGGVSPLTPDHVNPERPWPSLDRLRAITAECGFTLEPRLTVHPEYVVGSLTREEPWLDPRVAGHVAALAREDGLAIPEVRPVGAPWQEPDPSLEAAGRGRVDLHAEVDTTGRSEDRRSDFDSVYGDWSEIRRAVPTPETATGTATGTGAAAPAVNLAEGRDALAAAERDPGNLSDEHALTLITAEGDLLRAVTQLADDLRRATVGDDVTYVVNRNINFTNVCYVGCRFCAFAQRRTDADAYSLSLDQVADRAAEAWDLGATEVCMQGGIDPQLPGTAYFDIAGAVKARVPEMHVHAYSPMEILNGSTRTGLSFEDFLIKAREAGLDSIPGTAAEILDDEVRWILTKGKLPTATWVEIISTAHRVGIPTTSTMMYGHVDNPRHWVGHLNVLKGVQDLSLAEGRRGFTEFVPLPFVHSSAPIYLAGVARPGPSLRDNLAVHALARILLHGRISNIQTSWVKLGVEGTRLMLQAGANDLGGTLMEETISRMAGSEHGSAKTVAELEEIGAGIDRPVVQRRTTY, encoded by the coding sequence GTGACTGCCGACCTCGCTGCCCCGACTCCCCAGCAGGTACGCCGCGCCCTCGCCCGGGCGGAGCGGGGCGCCAGCCTCGACGTGCCCGAGGCGGCGGCCCTGCTCGCGGCCACCGGCGAGGACCTGGACCGCCTGACCGCCGTCGCAGCACGGGTGCGCGACGCCGGGCTGGTCGCAGCCGGCCGGCCCGGCATCGTCACCTATTCGCCCAAGGTCTTCATCCCGATCACCCGGCTGTGCCGGGACCGCTGCCACTACTGCACGTTCGTGGAGACGCCGGGGCAGGCGGCGCGGGCCGGGCGCGCGCCGTACCTCTCCCCCGACGAGATCCTCGACATCGCCCGCGAGGGCGCGGCGCTCGGCTGTCTCGAGGCGCTCTTCACCCTCGGCGACCGGCCGGAGGACCGCTGGCCCGAGGCGCAGGCGTGGCTCGACGAGCAGGGCTACGACTCGACGCTGGCCTACGTGCGCGCGATGGCGGTGCACGTGCTGGAGGAGACCGGGCTGCTGCCCCACCTCAACCCCGGTGTCATGACGTGGGAGGAGATGAACCGGCTCAAGCCGGTCTCCCCGTCGATGGGGATGATGCTGGAGACGACCTCGACGCGGTTGTTCACCACGAAGGGCCTGGCCCACTTCGGCTCCCCCGACAAGGACCCGGCGGTGCGGCTGCGGACGCTGGAGGACGCCGGGCGCCTCGCCATCCCGTTCACCACGGGACTGCTCGTGGGCATCGGGGAGGACCTCACGGAGCGGGCCGAGACGATCTTCGCGCTGCGCCGGATCGCGCGGACCTACGGTCACGTGCAGGAGGTGATCGTCCAGAACTTCCGCGCCAAGCCGGACACCGCGATGCGCCACACGGACGACCTCGACCTGGAGGAGTACCGCGCCGCGATCGCCGTCACCCGGATCGTCCTCGGCCCGAAGGCGCGCGTGCAGGCGCCGCCGAACCTCGTCGACCTCGCGGAGTGCCGCGCCCTGCTCGACGCCGGCGTCGACGACTGGGGCGGCGTCTCGCCCCTCACCCCCGACCACGTCAACCCTGAGCGGCCCTGGCCCTCCCTCGACCGGCTCCGCGCGATCACCGCCGAGTGCGGCTTCACGCTCGAGCCGCGGCTGACGGTGCACCCGGAGTACGTCGTGGGCTCGCTCACCCGGGAGGAGCCCTGGCTCGACCCCCGCGTCGCGGGCCACGTCGCCGCGCTTGCCCGGGAGGACGGGCTGGCGATCCCCGAGGTCCGTCCGGTCGGCGCGCCCTGGCAGGAGCCGGACCCCTCGCTCGAGGCGGCGGGCCGGGGCCGGGTGGACCTGCACGCCGAGGTCGACACCACCGGGCGCAGCGAGGACCGACGCAGCGACTTCGACTCCGTGTACGGCGACTGGTCGGAGATCCGCCGCGCCGTACCCACCCCCGAGACCGCGACCGGGACCGCGACCGGGACCGGGGCCGCAGCCCCGGCCGTCAACCTGGCGGAGGGCCGCGACGCCCTGGCCGCTGCGGAGCGCGACCCCGGGAACCTCTCCGACGAGCACGCACTGACGCTCATCACGGCTGAGGGCGACCTGCTGCGCGCGGTCACCCAGCTGGCCGACGACCTGCGCCGCGCGACCGTCGGCGACGACGTGACCTACGTGGTGAACCGGAACATCAACTTCACCAACGTCTGCTACGTCGGGTGCCGCTTCTGCGCGTTCGCCCAGCGTCGCACCGACGCCGACGCCTACTCCCTGTCGCTGGACCAGGTCGCCGACCGGGCCGCGGAGGCGTGGGACCTCGGCGCGACCGAGGTGTGCATGCAGGGCGGCATCGACCCCCAGCTGCCCGGCACGGCGTACTTCGACATCGCCGGGGCGGTGAAGGCCCGCGTGCCCGAGATGCACGTGCACGCCTACTCGCCGATGGAGATCCTCAACGGGTCGACCCGCACCGGGCTGTCGTTCGAGGACTTCCTCATCAAGGCCCGCGAGGCCGGCCTCGACTCCATCCCCGGCACCGCCGCGGAGATCCTCGACGACGAGGTCCGCTGGATCCTCACCAAGGGCAAGCTCCCCACCGCCACCTGGGTGGAGATCATCTCCACCGCGCACCGCGTGGGGATCCCGACGACCTCGACGATGATGTACGGCCACGTCGACAACCCGCGGCACTGGGTCGGGCACCTCAACGTGCTCAAGGGCGTGCAGGACCTCTCCCTGGCCGAGGGGCGCCGGGGCTTCACCGAGTTCGTCCCGCTGCCGTTCGTGCACTCCTCCGCGCCGATCTACCTCGCGGGCGTCGCCCGCCCGGGGCCCTCGCTGCGCGACAACCTCGCCGTGCACGCGCTGGCGCGGATCCTGCTCCACGGCCGGATCTCCAACATCCAGACCAGCTGGGTCAAGCTCGGCGTCGAGGGCACCCGCCTGATGCTCCAGGCCGGCGCCAACGACCTCGGCGGCACCCTCATGGAGGAGACCATCTCCCGCATGGCCGGCTCCGAGCACGGCTCCGCGAAGACCGTCGCCGAGCTGGAGGAGATCGGCGCCGGGATCGACCGGCCGGTCGTGCAGCGCCGCACGACCTACTGA
- a CDS encoding acyl-CoA dehydrogenase family protein, translating to MSLASAAEILETEHEDFRATVRAFLEKEVAPYHEQWEADGIVDREVWRKAGATGLLSFDVPEEFGGLGLDDFRYNMVVVEEISKIGASGLGFPLHNDIIVPYILELGTQEQKERWLPGCVSGDIVTAIAMTEPGAGSDLQGIRTSAVDKGDHYVLNGSKTFISNGIMADIVIVVARTNPDAGHNGISLLVVEDGMEGFTRGRNLDKVGMKAQDTAELFFDNVVVPKENLLGEEGSGFISLMNNLPRERVSIAAIAVAACEHILKLSLDYAKEREAFGRPISKFQNTRFTLAEMATEVHIARVFVNDTVMKLNRGEVDTTLASMAKWWTTELQTKLVDKGVQLHGGYGYMMEYPIAKAFVDSRIQTIYGGTTEIQKEIIGRMLGL from the coding sequence ATGTCCCTTGCCAGTGCCGCCGAGATCCTCGAGACCGAGCACGAGGACTTCCGCGCGACCGTCCGCGCGTTTCTCGAGAAGGAGGTCGCGCCGTACCACGAGCAGTGGGAGGCCGACGGCATCGTGGACCGCGAGGTCTGGCGCAAGGCCGGGGCGACGGGCCTGCTCAGCTTCGACGTGCCGGAGGAGTTCGGGGGCCTCGGTCTCGACGACTTCCGCTACAACATGGTCGTCGTCGAGGAGATCAGCAAGATCGGCGCGAGCGGCCTGGGCTTCCCGCTCCACAACGACATCATCGTCCCCTACATCCTCGAGCTCGGCACGCAGGAGCAGAAGGAGCGCTGGCTCCCCGGCTGCGTCTCCGGCGACATCGTCACCGCCATCGCGATGACCGAGCCGGGCGCCGGCTCCGACCTGCAGGGCATCCGCACGAGCGCCGTCGACAAGGGCGACCACTACGTGCTCAACGGCTCGAAGACGTTCATCTCCAACGGGATCATGGCGGACATCGTCATCGTCGTGGCCCGCACCAACCCCGACGCGGGCCACAACGGCATCAGCCTCCTCGTGGTCGAGGACGGCATGGAGGGCTTCACCCGTGGCCGCAACCTCGACAAGGTCGGCATGAAGGCGCAGGACACGGCCGAGCTGTTCTTCGACAACGTGGTCGTGCCGAAGGAGAACCTGCTCGGCGAGGAGGGCTCCGGCTTCATCTCGCTGATGAACAACCTGCCCCGCGAGCGCGTCTCGATCGCGGCGATCGCGGTCGCGGCCTGCGAGCACATCCTCAAGCTGAGCCTCGACTACGCGAAGGAGCGGGAGGCGTTCGGCCGCCCGATCTCCAAGTTCCAGAACACGCGCTTCACGCTCGCCGAGATGGCGACCGAGGTCCACATCGCCCGCGTCTTCGTCAACGACACGGTGATGAAGCTGAACCGCGGCGAGGTCGACACGACGCTCGCGTCGATGGCGAAGTGGTGGACCACCGAGCTGCAGACCAAGCTCGTGGACAAGGGCGTGCAGCTGCACGGCGGCTACGGCTACATGATGGAGTACCCCATCGCCAAGGCCTTCGTCGACAGCCGGATCCAGACGATCTACGGCGGCACGACGGAGATCCAGAAGGAGATCATCGGCCGCATGCTCGGCCTCTGA
- a CDS encoding MerR family transcriptional regulator → MSPSPEPSAPTDDAEPSALGDGGLLTIDELSAKAGTTVRTTRYYASLGLIPPPERRGRVAYYGDVHLARLEMVRALQDHGFTLQAIERYLTSLPPEATTEELALQRAMLTSWTTQPPERLTRRQLDKRAGRVLSDDQVAVLIELQAVELDDDGARYLVNPGLPLALEMFDLDLPLESMVQATAAIDRHMRSLADELTEILRTQVVRPFRAEQHTPEEAARMERTVSSLRRVTLEAVVVGFQRAANEVIQRSLRRR, encoded by the coding sequence GTGAGCCCGTCCCCCGAGCCGTCCGCCCCGACCGACGACGCCGAGCCGTCCGCGCTCGGCGACGGCGGCCTGCTCACGATCGACGAGCTGTCGGCGAAGGCCGGCACGACGGTGCGCACGACGCGCTACTACGCGAGCCTCGGGCTGATCCCGCCCCCCGAGCGCCGGGGTCGGGTGGCCTACTACGGCGACGTCCACCTCGCCCGGCTCGAGATGGTGCGGGCGCTGCAGGACCACGGCTTCACGCTGCAGGCGATCGAGCGCTACCTGACGTCGCTGCCGCCGGAGGCCACGACCGAGGAGCTCGCCCTGCAGCGGGCCATGCTCACCTCGTGGACGACGCAGCCGCCCGAGCGGCTCACCCGTCGCCAGCTCGACAAGCGCGCCGGGCGGGTGCTCTCCGACGACCAGGTCGCGGTGCTCATCGAGCTGCAGGCCGTGGAGCTCGACGACGACGGCGCCCGCTACCTGGTGAACCCGGGCCTGCCCCTGGCGCTCGAGATGTTCGACCTCGACCTGCCGCTGGAGTCGATGGTGCAGGCGACCGCGGCGATCGACCGCCACATGCGCTCGCTGGCCGACGAGCTCACCGAGATCCTGCGCACCCAGGTCGTGCGGCCCTTCCGGGCCGAGCAGCACACCCCCGAGGAGGCGGCCCGCATGGAGCGCACCGTCTCGTCCCTGCGTCGCGTCACCCTCGAGGCGGTCGTCGTGGGCTTCCAGCGCGCGGCCAACGAGGTCATCCAGCGGTCGCTGCGGCGTCGCTAG
- a CDS encoding Lrp/AsnC family transcriptional regulator, which yields MTKRQLDDVDRRILALLSADARTSATAIARAVNLSRGAVHQRIARLERTGVITGYTTVLSRSPDDAPRPVTALVMVNLLTPRYAEVASELTGWPEVRACWSTAGDRDMALLVDTASNDGLMEVTRRLNELPAVRDTSTHVALRTHFDRA from the coding sequence ATGACGAAACGTCAGCTGGACGACGTCGACCGGAGGATCCTCGCCCTCCTGTCCGCGGACGCCCGCACGTCGGCCACCGCGATCGCCCGCGCCGTGAACCTCAGCCGCGGCGCCGTCCACCAGCGGATCGCCCGCCTCGAGCGCACCGGCGTCATCACCGGCTACACCACCGTGCTGTCCCGCAGCCCCGACGACGCTCCCCGCCCCGTGACCGCACTGGTGATGGTCAACCTGCTCACCCCCCGGTACGCCGAGGTGGCGTCCGAGCTGACCGGGTGGCCCGAGGTGCGGGCGTGCTGGTCGACCGCCGGGGACCGCGACATGGCCCTGCTGGTGGACACGGCGTCGAACGACGGGCTCATGGAGGTCACGCGCCGCCTCAACGAGCTGCCTGCGGTGCGCGACACGTCCACCCACGTCGCCCTGCGCACCCACTTCGACCGGGCGTAG
- a CDS encoding cysteine hydrolase family protein, which translates to MIQQFDSRTALIVIDPQVGVDTLSHWGGPTGRRNNPDAERRIGELLVAWRERGLPVFVTRHESVEPDSPLHPSSPGCAFKPGLGPVDAGELVVKSVNGAFFGTDLELRLRRRGVDRLVVAGFFTNMCVETTVRTAGNLAYDTYLAHDACSTTNRVTVAGVDHDPATVHELSVASLDREFCTALTTDELVGLCAADDVRLSRLQGNEPRPRVAVA; encoded by the coding sequence GTGATCCAGCAGTTCGACAGCCGCACGGCACTGATCGTCATCGACCCGCAGGTGGGGGTCGACACCCTCAGCCACTGGGGAGGCCCGACCGGCCGCCGCAACAACCCGGACGCGGAGCGCCGGATCGGCGAGCTCCTCGTCGCGTGGCGCGAGCGTGGCCTCCCCGTCTTCGTGACGCGGCACGAGTCGGTCGAGCCCGACTCGCCGCTCCACCCGTCGTCGCCGGGCTGCGCGTTCAAGCCCGGTCTCGGACCCGTCGACGCGGGTGAGCTCGTCGTGAAGTCCGTGAACGGCGCGTTCTTCGGGACCGACCTCGAGCTGCGGCTGCGGCGACGCGGGGTCGACCGGCTCGTCGTCGCCGGCTTCTTCACCAACATGTGCGTGGAGACGACCGTGCGCACGGCCGGCAACCTCGCCTACGACACCTACCTCGCCCACGACGCCTGCTCGACGACCAACCGGGTGACCGTGGCCGGAGTCGACCACGACCCGGCGACCGTGCACGAGCTCAGCGTGGCCTCGCTGGACCGGGAGTTCTGCACGGCGCTGACCACGGACGAGCTGGTCGGCCTGTGCGCCGCCGATGACGTCCGGCTGTCGCGGCTGCAGGGCAACGAGCCGCGCCCGCGGGTCGCCGTCGCGTAG
- a CDS encoding HAD-IIA family hydrolase produces MSERAPVRTWLTDMDGVLVHEEEPIPGAAEFVETLKSSGLEFLVLTNNSIYTPRDLRARLLGSGIDIPEERIWTSALATAQFLADQRPNGTAYVVGEAGLTTALHDVGYVQTDRDPDYVVLGETRTYSFEAITRAIRLVEGGARFIATNPDPSGPSQQGKLPATGAVAALITAATGRAPYFVGKPNALMMRSALDRLEAHSATTVMIGDRMDTDVVSGLEAGLRTILVLTGSTPRAHVGNFPYQPTRIAESIADVVPLVAEGRI; encoded by the coding sequence ATGAGCGAACGAGCGCCGGTGCGCACCTGGCTGACCGACATGGACGGCGTGCTCGTCCACGAGGAGGAGCCGATCCCGGGCGCCGCCGAGTTCGTGGAGACCCTCAAGTCGTCCGGCCTCGAGTTCCTGGTGCTGACCAACAACTCGATCTACACGCCGCGCGACCTCCGGGCGCGCCTCCTCGGCAGCGGGATCGACATCCCCGAGGAGCGGATCTGGACCTCCGCGCTCGCCACCGCCCAGTTCCTCGCCGACCAGCGGCCGAACGGCACGGCGTACGTCGTGGGGGAGGCCGGGCTGACCACCGCGCTCCACGACGTGGGCTACGTGCAGACCGACCGCGACCCGGACTACGTCGTGCTGGGCGAAACCCGCACGTACTCGTTCGAGGCCATCACCCGCGCCATCCGCCTCGTCGAGGGCGGGGCGCGGTTCATCGCGACCAACCCGGATCCCAGCGGTCCGAGCCAGCAGGGCAAGCTTCCGGCCACCGGCGCCGTCGCGGCGCTCATCACGGCGGCGACGGGACGCGCGCCGTACTTCGTGGGGAAGCCCAACGCGCTCATGATGCGCAGCGCGCTCGACCGGCTCGAGGCCCACTCGGCGACGACGGTGATGATCGGCGACCGGATGGACACCGACGTCGTGTCGGGGCTCGAGGCGGGGCTGCGCACCATCCTCGTGCTGACCGGCTCGACGCCGCGGGCGCACGTGGGGAACTTCCCCTACCAGCCGACGCGGATCGCGGAGTCCATCGCCGACGTCGTGCCGCTGGTGGCGGAGGGGCGGATCTAG